A single region of the Thermococcus paralvinellae genome encodes:
- a CDS encoding ABC transporter ATP-binding protein — MVKIILKEITKKFGDFTALDNINLKIDDREFMALLGPSGSGKSTLLYTIAGIYKPTSGRIYFDDRDVTEIPPKDRNVGLVFQNWALYPHMKVFDNIAFPLELRKVPKQEIEKKVREVAKMLHIENLLDRYPWQLSGGQQQRVAIARALVKEPDVLLLDEPLSNLDALLRIEVRAELKRLQKELGITAVYVTHDQAEALAMADRIAVIREGKILQVGTPDDVYYKPKYKFVGGFLGNPPMNFVEAEVENGYLRVYESRIPVPAQYKELIEKLDIKEVLLGFRPHDAEVVKGISEGLVGEVYSFEPLGREQIVTVSVNSGAFVKVFAPEGEHFTFGEKVTVKIREDRIVLFDKKTEKALEFLEE; from the coding sequence ATGGTTAAGATTATCCTCAAGGAGATAACCAAAAAATTCGGAGACTTCACTGCTCTGGATAATATTAATCTGAAAATTGATGATAGAGAATTCATGGCTTTATTGGGACCTTCAGGAAGTGGAAAATCTACCCTGCTCTACACAATAGCCGGAATTTACAAGCCGACGAGCGGGAGAATTTACTTTGACGATCGAGATGTTACAGAGATTCCACCAAAAGACAGAAACGTTGGCTTAGTCTTCCAGAACTGGGCGCTATATCCACATATGAAAGTTTTTGACAACATAGCATTTCCCCTTGAGCTGAGAAAAGTCCCAAAGCAGGAAATTGAAAAGAAAGTGAGAGAAGTCGCAAAGATGCTTCACATCGAGAACTTGCTTGATAGATATCCCTGGCAGCTCAGCGGTGGTCAGCAGCAGAGAGTTGCAATAGCAAGAGCTTTAGTTAAAGAGCCGGATGTCCTGCTCTTGGATGAGCCTCTGAGCAACTTAGATGCTCTGCTTAGAATTGAAGTTAGAGCTGAGCTGAAGAGACTGCAGAAGGAGTTAGGCATTACGGCAGTTTACGTTACTCACGACCAAGCTGAGGCATTGGCAATGGCCGACAGAATAGCTGTGATTAGGGAAGGGAAGATACTCCAAGTAGGGACTCCAGATGACGTCTACTACAAGCCAAAATACAAGTTCGTTGGAGGATTCCTTGGAAATCCGCCCATGAACTTTGTTGAAGCGGAGGTTGAAAATGGCTACTTAAGGGTTTACGAAAGCAGGATACCTGTTCCTGCTCAGTATAAGGAGCTGATTGAAAAGCTCGACATAAAGGAAGTGCTCCTTGGATTTAGACCGCATGATGCAGAGGTTGTAAAGGGCATCAGTGAAGGATTAGTTGGGGAAGTTTACTCTTTCGAACCTCTTGGGAGGGAGCAGATAGTTACTGTTTCAGTAAACAGTGGAGCATTTGTTAAAGTGTTTGCACCAGAGGGAGAGCACTTCACATTTGGAGAAAAGGTAACAGTGAAGATTAGGGAAGATAGAATCGTCCTGTTCGATAAAAAGACAGAGAAAGCGTTGGAGTTTTTGGAGGAGTAA
- a CDS encoding carbohydrate ABC transporter permease, protein MKDVETRPSKYEWVIILAILFASLPLILGFSLLVLSSFSKEMVTNLDLSSFRFTLENWINVFQGKLATTGGIRTNILKVTFNTLVVALGVAGVVTFISALSGYSLSRIDFRGRKHMMVLLLILHAFPGVALIVGVYLLYRLTFPQSPDIIRLYSFFYVILARAALEIPMSVWLMKGFFDTIPWEFEWSGIIDGASRIKVWWKIMLPLIKPGILAVALFAFLAGWQDIIYVRTFLIDQTLATFIEANIEAEYSHMPLIAAAGTLYLLPTIIFFLTAQQILLQGYSGGIKG, encoded by the coding sequence ATGAAGGACGTAGAAACAAGGCCAAGCAAGTATGAGTGGGTAATCATCCTTGCAATCCTCTTCGCAAGCTTGCCTTTGATCCTTGGCTTTTCTCTATTAGTGCTTTCAAGCTTCAGCAAGGAGATGGTCACTAACTTAGATTTGAGCTCATTCCGCTTTACTTTGGAAAACTGGATTAATGTGTTCCAAGGGAAACTAGCTACAACGGGTGGAATAAGGACTAACATATTGAAAGTTACATTCAACACGCTTGTAGTTGCCTTAGGAGTGGCTGGAGTTGTAACTTTCATCAGCGCTTTGTCAGGCTACTCACTCTCAAGAATTGATTTTAGAGGAAGAAAGCATATGATGGTTCTGCTCTTAATCTTGCACGCTTTCCCAGGTGTGGCTTTAATTGTTGGCGTCTATTTGCTCTACCGCTTAACCTTCCCACAGAGTCCGGATATAATAAGGCTTTATTCCTTCTTTTACGTAATCTTAGCGAGGGCAGCTCTCGAAATTCCAATGTCTGTCTGGCTAATGAAGGGCTTCTTTGACACAATACCATGGGAATTTGAGTGGTCGGGCATAATTGACGGAGCCTCAAGGATAAAAGTCTGGTGGAAGATTATGCTGCCTTTAATCAAGCCTGGCATATTGGCAGTCGCTTTGTTTGCATTCTTGGCTGGCTGGCAGGATATAATCTACGTGAGAACTTTCCTCATTGACCAGACTTTAGCAACATTCATTGAAGCAAACATTGAGGCTGAGTATTCCCACATGCCCCTAATAGCTGCTGCCGGAACTCTCTATCTGCTCCCAACGATAATATTCTTCCTTACGGCACAGCAAATATTACTGCAAGGTTATTCGGGTGGAATCAAAGGTTGA
- a CDS encoding carbohydrate ABC transporter permease — MNKINREKFTALSFFLSPMILMVVLFYLVPLVMTVYISFTRMRNWNVEKYLTEFVGFYNYQRLLYMFQHDPTFKAVILTTVVFVGITLIINVFGGLALALATFFISEKPASSFRLLWLLPRMSPIAVYSLVWYYFFHGSEIGTLNSILMKLGIISQPIPWGQTVPWGAWSIIIFVNGLVGVSFGMIVFTSALNQIPKELIIAARVDGASAWEISRKILIPLTKWHFLYVLTWQFLSLLTTYPHIFLLVQWDLVNRDYGTTLALYVFNTAFGRGEQDQGLAAAAAVILSIIGVIGGFVTLKVLQFEKMMKRPRGDF; from the coding sequence ATGAATAAAATCAATAGGGAGAAGTTTACAGCCCTTTCCTTTTTTCTTTCTCCAATGATTTTGATGGTTGTGCTGTTTTACTTAGTGCCTTTAGTTATGACCGTTTATATAAGCTTCACTCGAATGAGAAACTGGAACGTTGAGAAATATCTCACTGAATTTGTCGGATTCTACAACTATCAAAGACTGCTTTACATGTTCCAGCACGACCCAACTTTTAAGGCTGTGATTTTAACAACTGTGGTTTTCGTTGGGATTACGCTCATCATTAACGTTTTTGGAGGTTTAGCGTTAGCTTTAGCTACTTTCTTCATAAGTGAAAAGCCAGCTTCAAGTTTTAGGCTCCTCTGGCTTCTGCCAAGAATGTCTCCAATTGCCGTTTACAGTCTTGTCTGGTATTATTTCTTCCATGGAAGTGAAATTGGAACATTAAATTCAATTTTAATGAAGCTTGGTATAATTTCTCAGCCAATTCCCTGGGGTCAAACTGTACCTTGGGGAGCTTGGAGCATAATCATTTTTGTGAATGGTCTTGTTGGTGTGAGCTTTGGTATGATAGTCTTCACATCAGCCTTAAATCAGATTCCAAAGGAGCTTATCATTGCTGCGAGAGTTGATGGTGCATCAGCTTGGGAAATCTCAAGAAAAATCCTAATCCCCCTCACAAAGTGGCACTTCCTTTATGTTTTAACGTGGCAGTTCTTAAGTTTGCTCACAACGTATCCGCACATCTTCCTCCTAGTCCAGTGGGACTTGGTAAACAGAGACTATGGAACTACCCTAGCATTATACGTATTCAACACAGCATTTGGGAGAGGAGAGCAAGACCAAGGATTAGCAGCAGCGGCAGCAGTGATTTTGTCGATTATTGGTGTAATAGGGGGATTCGTGACTTTAAAAGTTTTGCAATTTGAGAAAATGATGAAAAGGCCAAGAGGTGACTTCTGA
- a CDS encoding extracellular solute-binding protein, which produces MKARAVWLIAILLLGVIASGCIGGEKETATQTQAPSAEVQLTGDFTKDVIAIGKVLEQNGINEVKFSAWGSGDPNSVMRVYGIVEAARRINKVWEENGIKVKIVITDTHYVASFQDAYKEYLSKQPLGQAGDFFVNSYAFLPTLADEGYILDITDYANAYKSVIDDFYPSLIEASKFNGRLYGLPQDTEARPLYVRKDVAAKIGLDVNTLPEKVKNGEFTWSDVYYWAKKAKESGAAEWGLIHRKGSAHPDLIQFIFAFGGKLYDEKTGKLVVDVPAVYKWLYVEWKFAQDGLLPKDIMSWDWAKQIHPTIVEGRTLFDIGGTWYWTEWQTKQYYAKGGGEPRGLKPEEVKEWFAYTLFPAGEKGDKPVTLSQPFVWMINSKAGAQNPKYDELKDVYHKLAFLMLIKASDPDINAIHSVISAHLPVRKEAAKLIKDEKWLNDLKNLNLDLDQTVKDNIKDIVQATVNPINAQFLADVSYMLEYTHLAPAHPKYPALADIFKEAVDKVLRGEMTPEDGVNYIIQKVKADPELAQNVEIVGEIPKDWKFPQ; this is translated from the coding sequence ATGAAAGCAAGAGCTGTATGGTTAATTGCAATATTGCTTCTTGGAGTGATTGCCAGCGGTTGTATCGGCGGCGAGAAAGAAACAGCAACTCAGACACAAGCTCCTTCTGCAGAAGTTCAACTTACTGGAGACTTTACAAAGGATGTAATTGCAATAGGAAAGGTTCTTGAGCAAAATGGAATTAATGAGGTCAAGTTCTCTGCATGGGGTTCAGGTGACCCCAACAGTGTCATGAGAGTCTATGGTATTGTCGAAGCTGCAAGAAGGATAAACAAGGTTTGGGAAGAGAATGGAATTAAAGTGAAAATTGTGATTACAGACACACACTACGTTGCCTCCTTCCAAGATGCCTACAAGGAGTACCTCAGCAAGCAACCACTGGGACAGGCTGGAGACTTCTTTGTGAACTCCTATGCGTTCCTTCCAACACTGGCAGATGAAGGCTACATTCTCGACATAACGGACTATGCAAACGCCTACAAGAGTGTCATTGATGACTTCTATCCATCACTCATAGAGGCTTCAAAGTTCAATGGAAGGCTTTATGGCCTGCCACAGGACACTGAGGCAAGGCCACTCTACGTTAGAAAAGACGTTGCTGCAAAGATTGGACTTGATGTGAACACCCTTCCCGAAAAGGTGAAGAATGGAGAGTTCACATGGAGCGACGTCTATTACTGGGCTAAGAAGGCTAAAGAGAGCGGTGCTGCTGAGTGGGGATTGATTCACAGAAAGGGTTCAGCCCACCCAGACCTAATACAGTTCATCTTCGCCTTTGGTGGAAAGCTCTATGACGAGAAGACTGGAAAGCTCGTCGTTGATGTTCCAGCTGTGTATAAGTGGCTCTATGTTGAGTGGAAGTTTGCTCAAGATGGCTTGCTTCCAAAGGACATAATGAGCTGGGACTGGGCTAAGCAGATTCACCCAACAATTGTTGAGGGTAGAACTTTATTCGACATTGGTGGAACATGGTACTGGACAGAGTGGCAGACCAAGCAGTACTATGCTAAAGGCGGTGGGGAGCCAAGAGGACTCAAACCCGAAGAAGTGAAAGAGTGGTTCGCTTATACTTTATTCCCAGCTGGTGAGAAGGGAGACAAGCCAGTAACACTCAGCCAACCCTTCGTCTGGATGATCAACTCAAAAGCTGGTGCACAGAATCCAAAGTATGACGAGCTTAAAGATGTTTACCACAAACTTGCATTCCTCATGCTCATAAAGGCAAGCGACCCAGACATCAACGCAATCCACAGTGTTATCTCAGCACACCTCCCAGTTAGAAAAGAGGCAGCAAAGCTTATCAAAGACGAGAAGTGGCTCAATGACTTAAAGAACCTCAACCTCGATTTGGATCAGACAGTTAAAGACAACATAAAAGACATTGTCCAAGCAACAGTCAACCCAATCAACGCTCAATTCCTCGCAGATGTCAGCTACATGCTTGAATACACACACTTAGCTCCAGCTCATCCAAAGTACCCAGCACTGGCAGACATCTTCAAGGAAGCAGTTGACAAGGTTCTCAGAGGAGAAATGACACCAGAAGATGGAGTTAACTACATCATCCAGAAAGTTAAGGCAGACCCAGAGCTTGCTCAAAATGTCGAAATCGTCGGAGAGATTCCAAAGGACTGGAAGTTCCCACAGTGA
- a CDS encoding inositol-3-phosphate synthase yields MVRVVILGQGYVGSIFAIGVERIKRGDLGYYGIPLANELPIKVEDIEIVGSYDVDKSKIGRPLYEVVKRYWEDEIPESLKNVVVRKGIHLGSLRNLPIEAEGLEDKMTLKEAVEKIVEEWKELKPDVIVNVCTTEAFKPFNSKEELIKAIENDNRERLTATQVYAYAASLYAKEVGGAAFVNAIPTLIANDNAFLELAKESNLVIFGDDGATGATPLTADILAHLAQRNRYVKDIAQFNIGGNTDFLALTDKERNKSKEYTKSSVVKDILGYDAPHYIKPTGFLEPLGDKKFIAMHIEYVSFNGALDELVITGRINDSPALAGLLVDLVRLGKIAVEKKEWGTVYEVNAFYMKNPGPAEKGNIPRIIAYEKMRQWIGLKPRWL; encoded by the coding sequence ATGGTGAGGGTTGTTATACTTGGGCAGGGATATGTTGGGAGCATATTTGCAATAGGAGTTGAAAGAATCAAAAGAGGAGACCTTGGCTACTACGGAATTCCACTGGCAAATGAGTTACCAATAAAAGTAGAGGACATTGAGATTGTAGGTTCTTATGATGTTGATAAGAGCAAGATTGGAAGACCCCTCTACGAAGTTGTCAAGAGATACTGGGAAGACGAAATCCCGGAGAGCCTCAAGAACGTTGTAGTGAGGAAGGGCATTCATTTGGGAAGCCTCCGCAACCTGCCAATTGAAGCTGAAGGCTTGGAAGACAAGATGACTCTCAAAGAAGCTGTAGAAAAGATTGTTGAGGAGTGGAAGGAACTCAAGCCAGATGTCATTGTCAACGTTTGTACAACTGAGGCATTTAAGCCGTTCAACAGCAAAGAAGAGCTAATCAAAGCCATAGAAAATGACAACAGAGAAAGACTAACAGCGACACAAGTTTACGCTTATGCTGCTTCGCTGTATGCAAAAGAAGTAGGTGGAGCGGCTTTCGTAAATGCAATTCCAACATTGATAGCAAACGACAATGCATTCCTTGAACTTGCAAAGGAGAGCAACTTAGTCATCTTTGGAGACGACGGTGCAACTGGTGCAACACCATTGACAGCTGACATCTTGGCTCATTTAGCTCAGAGAAATAGATATGTTAAGGACATTGCCCAGTTTAACATCGGTGGAAACACAGACTTCTTAGCTTTGACAGACAAAGAGAGAAACAAGAGCAAAGAATACACAAAGTCAAGCGTGGTGAAGGATATTTTAGGCTACGATGCACCGCACTACATCAAGCCAACTGGATTCCTTGAACCCCTTGGAGATAAGAAGTTCATCGCAATGCACATTGAGTATGTCAGCTTCAACGGAGCCCTTGATGAGCTTGTCATAACTGGAAGAATCAACGACAGCCCAGCTTTGGCTGGACTATTAGTTGACCTAGTCAGACTAGGAAAAATTGCTGTTGAGAAGAAGGAGTGGGGAACGGTTTATGAAGTCAATGCTTTCTACATGAAAAATCCAGGACCAGCAGAGAAGGGCAACATTCCAAGGATTATCGCTTATGAAAAGATGCGCCAATGGATAGGGCTTAAGCCGAGATGGCTGTGA
- a CDS encoding ATP-binding protein codes for MTITFVNRESELSFMEELWKRENAFLPVYGRRRVGKTRLIKEFIKDKPSLYYLARNSTYMDNLREFASVVLEKFPSPFLNPSSFSSFSDVFRYLAEKGKLIVVIDEFPYLIHSDKKVLSEFQYIVDEVVRNSRLHLILVGSSVGMMEEHVLSQKSPLYGRRDGQIKLDPLDFFNSWKLLGTDVEEALKIYGITGGIPAYLLLFRRFEDVKSVAFSKRGFLYAEADFLLSSELREPRVYKLILKAIAEGKTRFNEISTYTGIPRSNLFKYVEVLERLGFLRREIPVTAPPKTKHTRYRIADSYMTFYFRFIEKYRNEIELESLDFWEDFLGEYNHYLGSVFERVAKQFLVELNKAGKLPFKFTKIGRWWHKSEEIDIVALNERERKALFVEVKWKDLSEREAKGILKDLEKKTELVGLEGWKHHYGLIAKNVERKEKLREDGFHVWDLEDFGSPHSPLSALTNR; via the coding sequence ATGACAATAACTTTTGTTAACCGGGAGTCAGAACTATCATTTATGGAGGAGCTTTGGAAGAGGGAGAATGCATTCCTGCCGGTGTACGGAAGGCGAAGAGTTGGAAAAACCCGCCTAATTAAGGAGTTTATAAAGGACAAGCCTTCTCTTTACTACCTCGCTCGAAACAGCACCTACATGGACAATCTCAGGGAGTTTGCCAGCGTAGTTCTTGAAAAGTTCCCCTCGCCTTTTCTGAACCCCTCATCATTCTCAAGCTTTTCGGACGTTTTCAGATACCTTGCTGAGAAGGGGAAGCTTATAGTCGTTATAGACGAGTTTCCCTATCTCATTCACTCAGATAAAAAAGTTCTCAGTGAGTTTCAGTATATTGTTGATGAAGTCGTTAGAAATTCACGGCTTCATTTAATCTTGGTAGGCTCAAGTGTAGGAATGATGGAAGAGCACGTCCTGAGCCAAAAAAGCCCCCTTTACGGACGGAGGGATGGCCAAATAAAGCTCGACCCATTAGACTTTTTCAATTCCTGGAAGCTCTTAGGGACTGACGTTGAAGAGGCCCTGAAGATTTACGGAATAACCGGCGGGATTCCAGCATATCTCCTTCTGTTCAGACGCTTTGAAGATGTTAAAAGCGTGGCTTTCAGCAAAAGAGGCTTTCTTTATGCTGAAGCGGATTTTCTGCTTTCGAGTGAGCTGAGAGAGCCAAGGGTTTACAAGCTTATCCTGAAAGCAATAGCTGAAGGAAAGACGCGCTTCAACGAGATAAGCACCTACACGGGCATCCCCCGCTCGAACCTCTTCAAGTACGTTGAGGTTCTTGAAAGGCTTGGCTTCCTCAGGAGAGAGATTCCTGTGACGGCACCTCCAAAAACAAAGCACACCAGATACAGGATAGCCGACAGCTACATGACCTTCTACTTTAGGTTCATTGAAAAATACCGGAACGAAATTGAGCTCGAAAGCCTTGACTTCTGGGAGGACTTTTTAGGGGAATACAACCACTACCTTGGCTCGGTTTTTGAGAGAGTAGCAAAGCAGTTTCTGGTCGAATTGAACAAGGCTGGAAAGTTACCGTTCAAGTTCACTAAGATTGGAAGGTGGTGGCATAAGAGTGAGGAGATTGATATCGTTGCTCTCAACGAGCGGGAGAGGAAGGCGCTGTTTGTGGAAGTCAAGTGGAAGGATTTGAGCGAGAGAGAAGCAAAAGGGATTTTGAAAGACCTTGAAAAGAAGACTGAACTTGTAGGGCTGGAGGGGTGGAAGCACCATTACGGACTGATTGCTAAAAACGTTGAGAGGAAAGAAAAACTAAGGGAAGATGGCTTTCATGTCTGGGACTTGGAGGACTTTGGCTCTCCTCATTCTCCTTTGTCAGCCTTGACAAACCGTTAA
- a CDS encoding helicase C-terminal domain-containing protein, producing MSDYFPYKSLRPNQEEFIRLVDEAVRKGENLVIEAPTGFGKTISVLAGVLPYALSMGFKVVYLARTHKQMDRVIEELKEINKINPVSGVEFRSRKELCLHSYIQNFAPDAYNAMIVCKNLKKLHKCDYFENVKKKKDEFNEIVEYFRNSPSQPIEILQYSQLLELCPYEVTRKVGEKANVIVASYLYMLNPIIREAFIESLGVDYEDLIVIFDEAHNLPNQAIDVLSDKITLNSITRAIKEAEEYNEHEIANFLGIFLKGLENLYNERLKDREVEEAPVLPESIFAHVFNILNISERLLVRILREMVEVGDAIREDKIEKNKPPRSYVGRVGEFLLNWLSVIGREDYLFIMSKDKGFSLELVALDPSRALDFINDVQSAIFMSGTLTPLEAFKDIMGIENAKLKKFPRMVKKENALVLVAKDVSTRGEGRNLELYRKMAEYIVEAAKLIPKNVGVFTASYEVLQGLLSANVHLRIEEEVGKKVFIEKKNASSKGNDILVRAFKEEAKREGGVLLGVMGGRNSEGQDYSGDEMNGVVLVGIPYARPTPRVQAQIRYFEKKFPRKGRYYGYYLPAHRKLVQAAGRVHRSAEEKGAIIILDYRVLWSSIRKDLPDWMNETIKPVNLPRMKLYLRRFYRNLEEEKN from the coding sequence ATGAGCGATTACTTCCCCTATAAATCACTGCGTCCAAATCAAGAGGAGTTCATTAGGTTAGTTGATGAGGCAGTTAGAAAAGGAGAGAATTTAGTAATTGAAGCTCCAACTGGTTTTGGAAAAACAATAAGCGTTCTTGCTGGAGTGTTACCTTATGCCTTGAGCATGGGTTTTAAGGTTGTTTATCTAGCCAGAACTCATAAACAGATGGATAGGGTTATAGAGGAACTCAAGGAGATAAATAAGATAAACCCCGTTAGCGGTGTAGAGTTTAGAAGCAGAAAAGAGCTCTGCCTCCACTCTTACATTCAAAACTTTGCTCCTGATGCTTACAATGCCATGATTGTGTGTAAAAACCTCAAAAAGCTCCACAAGTGTGACTACTTTGAGAACGTTAAGAAAAAGAAAGATGAATTTAACGAGATTGTTGAATACTTCAGAAATTCCCCTTCCCAGCCAATTGAGATTCTCCAGTACTCCCAGCTCTTAGAGCTTTGTCCTTATGAAGTTACAAGGAAAGTAGGAGAAAAGGCGAATGTGATTGTTGCGAGCTACCTCTACATGCTCAATCCAATTATTAGAGAGGCCTTCATTGAGAGTTTAGGAGTTGATTATGAGGATTTGATAGTAATTTTTGATGAAGCTCACAACTTACCAAATCAAGCTATTGACGTTTTAAGCGATAAGATAACCCTTAACAGCATAACCAGGGCGATAAAAGAGGCTGAAGAGTATAACGAGCATGAGATTGCAAACTTTTTGGGCATCTTCTTAAAAGGGCTGGAGAATCTCTACAATGAGCGTTTAAAGGATAGGGAAGTTGAGGAAGCTCCCGTTCTTCCAGAAAGCATATTTGCTCATGTTTTTAATATTCTTAATATCAGTGAGAGACTTTTAGTCAGGATTTTGAGAGAGATGGTTGAGGTAGGAGATGCAATTAGAGAAGATAAAATTGAGAAGAACAAGCCTCCACGTTCTTATGTTGGAAGAGTCGGGGAATTTCTGTTGAACTGGCTTTCTGTAATTGGTAGGGAGGATTATCTCTTTATAATGAGCAAGGATAAGGGTTTTTCCCTTGAATTGGTCGCTTTAGACCCTTCTAGGGCTTTGGATTTCATAAACGATGTGCAATCGGCTATTTTCATGTCCGGAACGCTGACACCTCTTGAGGCTTTTAAAGACATTATGGGAATTGAGAATGCAAAGCTTAAAAAGTTCCCGAGGATGGTTAAGAAAGAGAATGCTCTTGTCTTAGTCGCTAAGGACGTCTCGACGAGAGGAGAGGGAAGGAATTTAGAGTTATACAGAAAAATGGCTGAATACATTGTTGAAGCGGCAAAGCTCATTCCCAAGAATGTTGGTGTTTTTACGGCTTCATATGAAGTCCTTCAAGGTCTCTTATCCGCCAACGTTCATTTGAGAATTGAGGAAGAGGTTGGCAAAAAGGTTTTCATTGAGAAGAAGAATGCAAGCTCTAAGGGGAATGACATTTTGGTTAGAGCATTTAAAGAGGAGGCAAAAAGAGAGGGTGGAGTTTTGTTAGGGGTTATGGGTGGTAGGAACAGTGAAGGACAGGATTATTCGGGAGATGAAATGAACGGTGTTGTTCTGGTCGGAATCCCATATGCAAGGCCTACTCCGAGAGTTCAAGCTCAAATAAGGTATTTTGAAAAGAAGTTCCCAAGAAAGGGAAGATACTACGGTTATTATCTGCCGGCTCACAGAAAGCTTGTTCAAGCGGCTGGAAGAGTTCATAGAAGTGCCGAAGAGAAAGGAGCAATAATTATTCTGGACTACCGCGTTCTTTGGAGCTCGATACGAAAAGATTTACCCGATTGGATGAACGAAACTATAAAACCCGTTAATCTGCCGAGAATGAAGCTCTATTTAAGAAGGTTTTACAGAAATTTGGAAGAAGAGAAAAACTGA
- a CDS encoding M42 family metallopeptidase, with protein sequence MVDYELLKKIVEAPGVSGYEFLGVRDVVIEAFKPYVDEIKVDKLGNVIAHKKGDGPKVMLAAHMDQIGLMVTHIEKNGFLRVAPIGGIDPRTLIAQRFKVWVDKDKFIYGVGGSVPPHIQKPEDRKKAPDWDQVFIDIGAESKEEAEEMGVRIGTIITWDGRLERLGKHRLVSIAFDDRIAVYTLVETARKLSETNADIYFVATVQEEVGLRGARISAFGIDPDYGFAIDVTIAADVPGTPEHKQVTQLGKGTAIKIMDRSVICHPTIVRWMEELAKKYEIPYQWDILLGGGTDAGAIHLNKAGVPTGAISVPSRYIHSNAEVVDERDVDASVELMVKVLEHIHELKI encoded by the coding sequence ATGGTTGACTATGAACTTTTGAAGAAAATAGTTGAAGCTCCAGGTGTTTCTGGATATGAATTTCTTGGTGTTAGAGACGTCGTTATCGAGGCCTTTAAACCATACGTTGATGAAATAAAGGTTGATAAACTTGGCAACGTTATAGCCCATAAAAAAGGCGATGGCCCAAAGGTCATGCTTGCAGCACATATGGATCAAATTGGTTTGATGGTAACCCATATTGAAAAGAATGGATTTCTGAGGGTTGCACCTATAGGTGGCATAGATCCAAGAACTTTAATTGCCCAGCGCTTCAAGGTCTGGGTTGACAAGGATAAGTTCATCTACGGTGTTGGCGGTTCAGTTCCTCCGCACATCCAGAAGCCAGAGGACAGGAAGAAAGCTCCAGATTGGGATCAGGTTTTCATTGACATCGGTGCTGAGAGCAAGGAAGAGGCAGAAGAAATGGGCGTTAGAATAGGCACAATCATTACATGGGACGGCCGCTTGGAGAGATTAGGAAAGCACAGACTTGTGAGCATTGCATTTGACGACAGAATTGCCGTCTATACTTTAGTTGAAACTGCAAGAAAGCTCAGCGAGACCAATGCAGATATTTACTTTGTTGCCACAGTCCAAGAAGAGGTGGGTTTGAGAGGTGCAAGGATAAGTGCTTTTGGCATTGACCCAGATTACGGCTTTGCAATTGATGTTACCATTGCAGCTGACGTTCCAGGAACTCCAGAGCACAAGCAGGTTACACAGCTCGGAAAAGGAACAGCAATCAAGATAATGGACCGTTCAGTTATCTGCCACCCAACAATTGTCAGATGGATGGAGGAGCTTGCTAAGAAGTATGAAATCCCATATCAGTGGGACATTCTCCTCGGTGGAGGAACAGATGCAGGGGCAATTCACCTCAATAAAGCTGGTGTTCCAACAGGTGCAATAAGCGTTCCTTCAAGATACATTCACTCAAATGCAGAAGTTGTTGATGAGAGGGACGTTGATGCAAGCGTTGAGCTGATGGTTAAAGTTCTTGAGCATATTCACGAGCTCAAGATTTGA